The following are from one region of the Ananas comosus cultivar F153 linkage group 20, ASM154086v1, whole genome shotgun sequence genome:
- the LOC109725963 gene encoding uncharacterized protein LOC109725963 produces the protein MIRRSPNPSRLLCSLRTLTLAPAPPPQHHQLQQRAPVSGTAKGKGKLKSGQPLKRSSIPKKKPSGGGGGDDSSAASRGGRSHRDAVERLNQMVSSCLSAPTPLRHLSPKDRRREAEREKLGLISKERQRELDLAKARSKKSPAASEEERVLMGTPGLDPITLGLVDADAIPSYELTVEDGRRLAKEYSRVLMRRHRARQAAESNLLRLKKAAVAALPDHLRAAALVPDLTPFPANRFMATLTPPIEGYIEQVREAAKKYSVKEKLR, from the coding sequence ATGATCCGGCGAAGCCCTAACCCCTCGAGGCTCCTCTGCTCGCtccgaaccctaaccctagctcctGCTCCACCGCCGCAGCACCACCAGCTCCAGCAGCGCGCGCCGGTGAGCGGCACCGCCAAGGGCAAGGGCAAGCTCAAGTCGGGGCAGCCTCTGAAGCGCTCCTCCATCCCCAAGAAGAAGCCctcgggcggcggcggcggcgacgactcCTCCGCGGCGTCCCGCGGCGGCCGGTCCCACCGCGACGCCGTGGAGCGCCTCAACCAGATGGTCTCCTCCTGCCTCTCCGCCCCCACCCCGCTCCGCCACCTCTCCCCCAAAGACCGCCGCCGCGAGGCCGAGCGCGAGAAGCTCGGCCTCATCTCCAAGGAGCGCCAGCGCGAGCTCGACCTCGCCAAGGCCCGGTCCAAGAAGAGCCCCGCCGCCTCCGAGGAGGAGCGCGTCCTCATGGGCACCCCGGGCCTCGACCCCATCACCCTCGGCCTCGTCGACGCCGACGCCATCCCCAGCTACGAGCTCACCGTCGAGGACGGCCGCCGCCTCGCCAAGGAGTACAGCCGGGTGCTCATGCGCCGCCACCGTGCGCGGCAGGCCGCCGAGTCCAACCTCCTCCGCCTCAAGAAGGCGGCCGTTGCCGCCCTGCCCGACCACCTCCGGGCCGCCGCCCTGGTGCCCGACCTGACGCCGTTCCCGGCCAACAGGTTCATGGCCACCCTCACGCCGCCCATCGAGGGCTACATCGAGCAGGTTCGCGAGGCCGCCAAGAAGTACTCGGTCAAGGAGAAGCTGCGGTAG
- the LOC109726078 gene encoding uncharacterized protein LOC109726078: MPPKRTEDYGWQHGQMVDGNRFHWKCNYCNMVGMGGGVTRLKKHIAGGFSEVSKCPKVPQEIRHAMKIELESSKIAKKKARDDRDELDKRAGEYPPTDPYEGLGDELDPDIRAAMEASAQERWQQNEVQRHRAQFGRSQFDAGGGSGSGSASSGLARSGSVSRMFDRFKKGPKGKSGRHPNIIDIDPMAFPDPDAQQQRIDSMLKKDKKGKIGRAIAKFFHFSHIPSNAASTPYYRSMIATIQKEGPGVEPPTPYEISGKYLDAEVNDIHAWVKTFKQQWEMYGVTLMCDSWTGPTKMSIISFLIYCNGRVVFHKSIDATGRFEDADYIYALLEQVLGEIGEKCVVQVVSDNGANFKKAGKLLMQRHPHLFWTPCAAHCINLMMADFGDINRVKKL, from the coding sequence ATGCCACCTAAAAGAACAGAAGATTATGGTTGGCAACATGGACAAATGGTTGATGGAAATAGATTTCATTGGAAGTGCAATTACTGTAATATGGTCGGAATGGGCGGAGGTGTCACTCGCCTAAAGAAACATATCGCTGGAGGTTTTTCTGAAGTATCAAAATGCCCTAAAGTCCCTCAGGAAATAAGACATgcaatgaaaattgaattagaatcttcaaaaatagcaaaaaagaaagcaagGGACGATCGAGATGAACTAGATAAACGAGCGGGTGAATATCCCCCTACTGACCCATATGAAGGTTTAGGTGATGAATTAGATCCTGATATTAGAGCTGCGATGGAAGCATCTGCACAAGAAAGATGGCAGCAAAATGAAGTCCAACGACATAGAGCACAATTTGGACGCTCTCAGTTTGATGCTGGTGGTGGGTCTGGCTCTGGCTCTGCATCATCTGGTTTAGCTCGAAGTGGTTCTGTTAGCCGCATGTTCGATAGATTTAAAAAAGGACCAAAAGGAAAAAGTGGAAGACATccaaatattatagatatagaCCCAATGGCATTTCCTGACCCAGATGCTCAACAGCAGCGCATAGATAGTATgctaaaaaaagataaaaaaggcaAAATTGGTCGAGCAATAGCAAAATTTTTTCACTTCAGTCATATTCCTTCCAATGCAGCAAGTACTCCATATTATAGATCAATGATCGCTACCATACAAAAGGAGGGTCCAGGAGTTGAACCCCCAACGCCGTATGAGATTTCTGGCAAATATCTTGACGCGGAGGTCAATGATATTCATGCATGGGTAAAAACCTTCAAACAACAATGGGAGATGTATGGTGTTACCTTGATGTGTGATAGTTGGACAGGACCGACAAAAATGAGCATTATAAGTTTTTTGATCTATTGTAATGGCAGGGTGGTTTTCCACAAATCAATCGATGCGACCGGTCGATTTGAAGATGctgattatatatatgcattattggAACAAGTTTTAGGTGAGATTGGTGAGAAATGTGTGGTACAAGTTGTATCAGACAATGGTGCAAACTTCAAAAAAGCTGGCAAACTATTAATGCAAAGGCATCCGCATTTATTTTGGACTCCTTGTGCAGCACATTGCATCAATCTAATGATGGCTGACTTCGGTGACATAAATCGGGTTAAAAAACTGTAG